A genomic stretch from Mycobacterium malmoense includes:
- the narH gene encoding nitrate reductase subunit beta: protein MKVMAQLAMVMNLDKCIGCHTCSVTCKQAWTNRSGTEYVWFNNVETRPGQGYPRTYEDQERWRGGWIRDKKGRLRLRDGGRVRKLLRIFANPKLPTIDEYYEPWTYDYENLTTAPAGDTFPTAAPRSLISGKPMKVSWGPNWDDNLAGSPEILAEDPILKKVSDVNKSVKLKLEETFMFYLPRICEHCLNPSCVASCPSGAMYKRSEDGIVLVDQDRCRGWRMCVSGCPYKKVYFNHKTGKAEKCTLCYPRMEVGLPTICSETCVGRLRYLGLVLYDVDRVLEAASVENDTDLYEAQRRILLDPNDPAVVAGARAEGISDEWIEAAQRSPVYALINEYKVALPLHPEYRTMPMVWYIPPLSPVVDAVSRDGHDGEDLGNLFGALEALRIPMQYLAELFTAGDTRVVENVLRRLAAMRSYMRDINLGRETRPHIPNAVGMTEEQIYAMYRLLAIAKYEERYVIPTAFAPQARDLDEMGCSLSGEGGPGMYESGPFGEGSGTPMPVAVETFHALKQRQRGETTESGGDLPGRARGHRRSRVNLLNWDGNGVPAGLFPESDSVKR, encoded by the coding sequence ATGAAAGTAATGGCGCAGTTGGCGATGGTGATGAACCTCGACAAATGCATCGGCTGCCATACGTGTTCGGTGACGTGCAAGCAGGCCTGGACCAATCGCTCCGGCACCGAGTACGTGTGGTTCAACAACGTGGAAACCCGTCCGGGCCAAGGCTATCCGCGCACCTACGAGGACCAAGAGCGCTGGCGCGGCGGCTGGATTCGCGACAAGAAGGGCCGGCTGCGGCTGCGCGACGGCGGCCGCGTCCGCAAGCTGCTGCGGATTTTCGCCAACCCCAAGCTGCCCACCATCGATGAGTACTACGAGCCGTGGACCTACGACTACGAAAACCTGACCACGGCACCGGCGGGTGACACCTTCCCGACGGCGGCGCCGAGAAGCCTGATCAGCGGCAAGCCGATGAAGGTGTCGTGGGGACCGAACTGGGACGACAACCTGGCCGGGTCGCCGGAGATCCTGGCGGAGGACCCGATCTTGAAGAAGGTCAGTGACGTCAATAAGAGCGTCAAGCTCAAGCTCGAAGAGACCTTCATGTTCTACCTGCCGCGGATTTGCGAGCACTGCCTCAACCCCTCGTGCGTGGCCTCGTGCCCATCGGGGGCGATGTACAAGCGCAGCGAGGACGGCATCGTGTTGGTCGACCAGGACCGCTGCCGCGGCTGGCGGATGTGTGTGTCCGGATGCCCTTACAAGAAGGTGTATTTCAACCACAAGACCGGCAAGGCCGAGAAGTGCACGTTGTGCTACCCGCGGATGGAGGTCGGCCTGCCGACCATCTGCTCGGAGACCTGCGTGGGGCGGCTGCGCTATCTCGGGCTGGTGCTCTATGACGTCGACCGGGTGTTGGAGGCGGCGTCGGTGGAAAACGACACGGACCTCTACGAGGCGCAGCGCCGGATCCTGTTGGATCCCAACGACCCCGCGGTCGTCGCCGGCGCGCGTGCGGAAGGGATCTCCGACGAGTGGATCGAGGCCGCGCAGCGCTCCCCGGTGTACGCGCTGATCAACGAGTACAAGGTGGCGCTGCCGTTGCACCCGGAGTACCGGACCATGCCGATGGTCTGGTACATCCCGCCGCTGTCGCCGGTGGTCGACGCGGTCAGCCGCGACGGACACGACGGCGAGGACCTGGGCAACCTGTTCGGCGCGCTGGAGGCGCTGCGCATCCCGATGCAATACCTGGCCGAATTGTTCACCGCGGGCGACACACGCGTCGTCGAGAATGTGTTGCGACGCCTGGCGGCGATGCGCTCGTACATGCGCGACATCAATCTCGGACGGGAGACCCGGCCCCACATACCGAACGCCGTCGGGATGACCGAAGAACAGATCTACGCCATGTACCGGCTGTTGGCGATCGCGAAATACGAAGAGCGGTATGTTATTCCGACCGCCTTCGCCCCCCAGGCCCGTGACCTGGACGAAATGGGGTGCTCGTTGTCGGGCGAGGGCGGGCCCGGAATGTACGAATCCGGTCCGTTCGGCGAGGGCAGCGGGACCCCGATGCCTGTCGCCGTGGAGACGTTCCATGCGCTGAAGCAACGTCAGCGCGGCGAGACCACAGAAAGCGGCGGCGATCTTCCGGGGCGGGCCCGCGGGCATCGTCGCTCCCGGGTCAACCTGCTCAACTGGGACGGCAACGGCGTACCCGCGGGGCTGTTCCCGGAGTCAGACTCGGTGAAGAGATGA
- the narI gene encoding respiratory nitrate reductase subunit gamma, whose amino-acid sequence MKLVEIFWDDVPYVVLAVAAVGTWWRYRYDKFGWTTRSSQIYESKLLSIGSPLFHFGSLAVIMGHVTGLLVPESWTRAVGLSDHLYHLQALLLGVPAGFATLIGIGLLIYRRRTHAPVFLATTRNDKLMYLVLVCALVAGMCCTLAGATHFGELHDYRQKVSVWFRSIWILDPRGDLMAHAAFYYQIHVVIALALFALWPFTRLVHAFSAPIAYLFRPYIVYRSRDVADKHELIGSAPRRRGW is encoded by the coding sequence ATGAAATTGGTCGAGATCTTCTGGGACGACGTGCCTTACGTCGTGCTGGCGGTCGCGGCCGTCGGCACCTGGTGGCGGTACCGCTACGACAAGTTCGGCTGGACCACGCGTTCGTCGCAGATCTACGAGTCGAAGTTGCTGTCGATTGGCAGCCCGCTGTTCCACTTCGGCAGCCTGGCGGTCATCATGGGCCACGTCACGGGTCTGCTCGTTCCGGAATCGTGGACCCGGGCGGTCGGGCTGAGCGATCACCTTTATCACCTGCAGGCTTTGCTGCTCGGCGTGCCCGCCGGTTTTGCCACCCTGATTGGCATCGGGTTGCTGATCTACCGGCGGCGCACGCATGCACCGGTCTTTTTGGCCACCACCCGCAACGACAAGCTGATGTACCTGGTGCTGGTGTGCGCGTTGGTGGCGGGGATGTGCTGCACGCTGGCGGGCGCCACGCACTTTGGCGAGCTGCACGACTACCGGCAAAAAGTGTCGGTCTGGTTCCGGTCGATCTGGATTCTCGATCCGCGGGGGGACCTGATGGCCCACGCCGCGTTCTACTACCAGATCCACGTGGTGATCGCCCTCGCGCTGTTTGCGCTGTGGCCGTTCACCCGGCTGGTGCACGCGTTCAGCGCGCCGATCGCCTACCTGTTTCGGCCCTACATCGTCTACCGCAGCCGCGACGTGGCGGATAAGCACGAATTGATCGGTTCGGCGCCGCGCCGCCGCGGCTGGTAA
- the narJ gene encoding nitrate reductase molybdenum cofactor assembly chaperone — MRLLPLAWERASTKTMRDRLVWQAASLLLAYPEDGPGGLADRLDIVDELLGHIGEPAAALLGETVAALRALEPMAAATGYVEIFDMRRRTTMYLTYWTAGDTRNRGREMLRFATTYRDAGVEPPRAEAPDHLPVVLEFAATVDPVAGRRLLVEHRVPIDVLRAALADAKSPYEHAIAAVCATLPAATDQDVRRAERLARHLLEAGPPTESVGLQPFTLTVPPRRTGGG, encoded by the coding sequence ATGAGGCTGCTGCCCCTCGCGTGGGAACGTGCGAGCACCAAGACGATGCGGGACCGACTGGTGTGGCAAGCGGCATCGCTACTGCTGGCCTACCCCGAGGACGGGCCGGGCGGCCTGGCTGATCGGCTGGACATCGTCGACGAGCTGCTGGGCCACATCGGCGAACCCGCGGCGGCGCTGCTCGGCGAGACGGTCGCCGCCTTGCGCGCCCTCGAGCCGATGGCCGCGGCGACAGGCTACGTCGAGATCTTCGACATGCGCCGGCGCACCACGATGTACCTGACCTACTGGACGGCCGGGGACACCCGCAACCGCGGTCGGGAGATGCTGAGGTTCGCCACCACCTACCGGGACGCGGGCGTCGAACCGCCCCGGGCCGAGGCGCCGGATCACCTGCCCGTCGTGCTCGAATTCGCCGCCACCGTCGACCCCGTGGCCGGGCGCCGCCTGCTGGTGGAGCACCGGGTTCCGATCGACGTGCTGCGGGCCGCCCTGGCGGACGCCAAGTCGCCCTACGAACACGCAATCGCGGCGGTCTGCGCCACGCTGCCGGCCGCGACCGACCAGGACGTGCGCCGGGCGGAGCGGCTCGCTCGCCATCTTTTGGAAGCCGGTCCTCCCACAGAATCCGTTGGGCTGCAACCCTTTACCTTGACCGTCCCACCGAGGCGCACCGGGGGAGGCTGA